A stretch of Pomacea canaliculata isolate SZHN2017 linkage group LG6, ASM307304v1, whole genome shotgun sequence DNA encodes these proteins:
- the LOC112566153 gene encoding gamma-aminobutyric acid type B receptor subunit 2-like, whose amino-acid sequence AKFPLFARVTAPDTQTNPVRLLLLQTFGWRRVATIHQSYDLFAATTENLVRLLQEANITIIRSEIFMDDPTPHVKSLKDNDCRIIVGAFYQDKARKVFCEAYKVGLYGSRVVWLLPGWYDAGWWLMADPAVDCSPGQLIEAVEGHFDTGILSINPRSERAISGWLPSEFTAAYKAAAGGRHLPGDTIVSQGYDAVWALALALNRTQEQLTGSSKGLEDFTYENSEMARMLYNNLLQVSFTGVRGPITFDANGDPVGLVSVGRVQGGEKQTVCVYNPTRPTGQRLEWSTDTPLLWEGGLPPRDSTMTRTEYVTLSLPLYVTTCVLAALGVLLTCAFLAFNIVLRNARLVKMSSPRLNNVILLGCVCTYSSVFVQDAGGEHGVLACEIKTALLAVGVSLAFASLFAKTWRVYVIFTSTKVQRRVMHDGHLLAIVAALVFINLLVLLSWWILDPRTLQVTRTTTVEESEAGGVVLVMVQRCELTCRSDRELYFLGTLYGLHALVLLLGTFLAWETRKAACDDVRAVHVDQVHYPELNDSKFIGLCIYNVALLSILAVVVTLTVDSSLNLRHLLNSTLVLLGTTVTQCLIFVPKVMTYRHNRVDDDNKTTVHTIAAREVTAKSFDCSNMSGQAAHHTRSTRDLQLLAPPSQTDSSIGS is encoded by the exons GCCAAGTTCCCACTGTTCGCCCGCGTGACAGCGCCGGACACACAAACCAACCCTGTtcgcctgctgctgctgcagacctTCGGGTGGCGGCGGGTGGCCACCATCCACCAGTCCTACGATCTTTTCGCCGCC ACGACGGAGAACCTGGTTCGCCTACTGCAAGAAGccaacatcaccatcatcaggtCCGAAATTTTTATGGATGACCCCACACCGCACGTGAAAAGTCTGAAG GACAATGACTGTCGGATTATCGTGGGAGCATTTTACCAGGACAAAGCCCGCAAAGTGTTCTGCGAG GCGTACAAGGTGGGGTTGTACGGGTCCCGGGTGGTGTGGCTGCTGCCCGGGTGGTATGACGCCGGGTGGTGGTTGATGGCGGATCCAGCAGTCGACTGCAGCCCCGGGCAACTGATAGAGGCCGTGGAGGGTCACTTTGATACCGGCATCCTGTCCATCAACCCCCG CTCTGAACGCGCCATCTCAGGCTGGCTGCCCTCGGAGTTCACGGCCGCTTATAAGGCTGCGGCGGGTGGTCGCCATTTGCCCGGTGACACGATCGTCTCACAAGGCTACGACGCCGTCTGGGCCCTGGCTCTGGCACTCAACCGGACACAGGAACAGTTGACAG GTAGCAGCAAGGGTCTGGAAGACTTCACCTACGAGAACAGCGAGATGGCCCGGATGTTGTACAACAACCTGCTGCAAGTCTCCTTCACTGGCGTTAGGGGACCCATCACCTTCGACGCCAACGGTGACCCAGTGGGTCTGGTCAGTGTGGGCCGTGTACAAG GAGGGGAGAAGCAGACGGTGTGTGTGTACAACCCCACGAGGCCCACAGGTCAGCGGCTGGAATGGTCCACAGACACGCCATTGCTGTGGGAAG GTGGGTTACCACCCCGTGACTCTACAATGACACGAACGGAGTACGTCACTCTGTCCTTGCCTCTGTACGTCACGACGTGTGTCCTGGCCGCCCTCGGTGTCCTTCTCACCTGCGCTTTCCTCGCCTTTAACATCGTTCTCAGGAATGCCAG ACTCGTTAAGATGTCGTCTCCTCGCCTCAACAACGTGATCCTGCTGGGGTGCGTGTGCACCTACTCCTCCGTCTTCGTGCAAGATGCAGGAGGGGAACATGGAGTCCTGGCTTGTGAG ATCAAGACGGCGCTGCTGGCGGTGGGCGTGTCCctggccttcgcctcactcttCGCCAAGACTTGGCGAGTGTACGTCATCTTCACCAGCACCAAGGTGCAAAGGCGG GTGATGCATGACGGTCATCTGCTGGCCATCGTCGCCGCTCTCGTCTTCATCAACCTCCTCGTGCTGCTCTCCTGGTGGATCCTTGACCCCCGCACGCTACAGGTCACCAGGACAACCACGGTGGAG GAGAGTGAAGCGGGCGGCgtggtgttggtgatggtgcAACGCTGTGAGCTGACCTGCCGGTCGGACCGCGAACTCTACTTCCTGGGTACATTGTACGGCCTGCATGCACTCGTGCTGTTGCTGGGCACGTTCCTGGCTTGGGAGACTCGTaag GCTGcatgtgatgacgtcagagcCGTGCATGTTGACCAGGTGCACTACCCCGAGCTGAATGACTCCAAGTTCATCGGCCTGTGCATCTACAACGTGGCGCTCCTCTCCATCCTGGCAGTGGTCGTGACCTTGACAGTGGACTCGTCCTTGAACCTGCGCCACCTCCTGAACTCTACGCTCGTGCTGCTGGGCACCACAGTCACCCAGTGCCTCATCTTTGTGCCGAAA GTAATGACTTACCGTCACAACCGAGTGGACGATGACAACAAGACTACAGTGCACACCATAGCAGCCAGAGAGGTCACGGCCAAAAGTTTCGACTGCAGCAACATGAGCGGACAAGCTGCCCACCACACTCGCTCAACTCGTGACCTGCAGCTTTTGGCTCCTCCATCTCAGACAGACTCGTCCATCGGGTCCTAG